Proteins from a single region of Scleropages formosus chromosome 24, fSclFor1.1, whole genome shotgun sequence:
- the pcyt1ba gene encoding choline-phosphate cytidylyltransferase B, protein MEELEHTCPQPRTTLTEPAIFAKETSCECRAPHEKLSIAQARLGTPADRPVRVYADGIFDLFHSGHARALMQAKNLFPNGYLIVGVCSDELTHKYKGFTVMTEEERYEALRHCRYVDEVVRDAPWTITADFLEKHKIDFVAHDDIPYSSAGSEDVYEHIKEAGMFVPTQRTEGISTSDIITRIVRDYDVYARRNLQRGYTAKELNVSYINEKKYRLQNQVDRMKEKVKTVEERSKHFVYRVEEKSHDLIQKWEEKSREFIGNFLELFGPDGAWKQMFQERSGRMIQALSPQQSPSGSPTAGRSPSRSPSPPSHWPPSSPKGASASISSMSEGDDDDKLMDPTTLHSSSSCNAHKYPEHRR, encoded by the exons ATGGAGGAGCTAGAGCACACCTGCCCCCAGCCGCGCACA ACGCTGACGGAACCTGCCATTTTCGCCAAGGAGACGAGCTGCGAGTGCCGTGCTCCTCACGAGAAGCTGAGTATCGCGCAGGCCCGCCTCGGCACGCCAG CTGACCGGCCAGTGCGAGTGTATGCAGACGGGATCTTTGACCTCTTCCACTCCGGCCACGCTCGTGCGTTGATGCAGGCCAAGAACCTGTTCCCCAACGGATACCTGATAGTGGGAG TGTGCAGTGACGAGCTCACACACAAGTACAAGGGCTTCACTGTGATGACGGAGGAGGAGCGCTACGAGGCGCTGAGGCACTGCCGGTACGTGGACGAGGTGGTGCGAGACGCACCCTGGACCATCACTGCAGACTTCTTGGAGAAACACAAG ATTGACTTTGTGGCCCACGACGACATCCCGTACTCCTCCGCAGGCTCCGAGGACGTTTACGAGCACATCAAAGAGGCAG GTATGTTTGTACCCACCCAGCGGACGGAAGGCATCTCCACTTCTGACATCATTACCCGCATTGTGCGCGACTACGACGTCTATGCCAGGCGCAACCTGCAGAGGGGCTACACAGCCAAAGAGCTCAACGTCAGCTACATTAAC GAGAAGAAGTACCGGCTGCAGAATCAGGTGGACAGGATGAAGGAGAAGGTGAAGACGGTAGAGGAGAGGTCCAAGCACTTTGTGTACAGAGTGGAGGAGAAGAGCCACGACCTCATCCAGAAGTGGGAGGAGAAGTCGCGGGAGTTCATTGGGAACTTCCTGGAACTGTTCGGCCCCGACGGAGCCTGG AAGCAGATGTTCCAGGAGAGAAGCGGGCGCATGATTCAGGCCCTGTCACCCCAGCAGTCGCCCAGCGGCAGTCCCACGGCGGGACGATCTCCATCCCGCTCGCCTTCACCCCCATCCCACTGGCCACCTTCGTCCCCTAAGGGAGCCTCAGCCTCCATCAGCAGCATGAGCGAGGGAGATGACGACGACAA ACTTATGGACCCGACCACGCTACACTCGTCATCCTCCTGCAATGCGCACAAATACCCAGAGCACCGGCGCTGA